The Haladaptatus cibarius D43 genome window below encodes:
- a CDS encoding AI-2E family transporter, translating into MQLPETRSRVGWWVLALVLLASLLFVAYSIVGTLVLGLFIYYGSRPVYRRVSEYAPSRSISAGATLLLVSLPALLLVAYTVAVGIRELSAFTGTGIETYYAQLVPGSNNVPDVLSNPRQLLGSNLGQFRGELTTAIQSLGAVARGLLHFFLAITLAFFALRDDDRLADWFRDEVGEDSALVAYLSAVDSDLATVYFGNVLTVLLVGVVATVVYNGFASVAPSGISFPIPTLLALLTGLATFVPIVVGKLVYVPVTAYLGWQVFQTTPRLFWFPLAFFLVSLVVLDLLPQMVVRPYISGRTTHTGLVMFAYVLGGILFGWYGIFLGPLVLVLVTQFAGLAFGDLVRGEQVTAQSSLAIGSDPSKKQ; encoded by the coding sequence ATGCAACTTCCCGAAACTCGGTCACGAGTCGGTTGGTGGGTTCTCGCACTCGTTCTTCTAGCGAGTCTCCTTTTCGTCGCCTACTCGATTGTTGGCACGCTCGTCCTCGGCCTGTTCATCTACTACGGGTCACGCCCCGTGTATCGACGCGTGTCGGAGTACGCGCCATCTCGAAGCATTTCAGCGGGAGCGACGCTTCTGTTGGTGTCACTGCCTGCGCTGCTGTTAGTCGCGTACACCGTCGCAGTCGGAATACGGGAACTCAGCGCGTTCACCGGTACGGGCATCGAAACCTACTACGCACAACTCGTTCCGGGTTCCAACAACGTCCCCGACGTGCTCTCCAATCCTCGCCAACTGCTCGGGTCGAACCTCGGCCAGTTCCGCGGCGAACTCACGACCGCGATTCAGTCGCTCGGAGCGGTCGCTCGCGGCCTCCTCCATTTCTTCTTGGCCATCACGCTCGCGTTCTTCGCACTTCGAGACGACGACCGCCTTGCGGACTGGTTCCGCGACGAAGTAGGCGAAGATAGCGCACTCGTCGCGTACCTCTCTGCGGTCGATAGCGACCTCGCCACGGTGTATTTCGGTAACGTTCTCACCGTTCTACTCGTGGGCGTTGTAGCGACGGTCGTGTACAACGGATTCGCGTCGGTAGCCCCCTCGGGAATATCGTTCCCCATTCCGACCCTTCTGGCGCTGTTGACGGGGCTCGCAACCTTCGTCCCCATCGTCGTCGGCAAACTGGTCTACGTTCCCGTGACGGCGTATCTGGGCTGGCAGGTGTTCCAGACCACCCCGCGACTGTTCTGGTTTCCGCTGGCCTTCTTCCTCGTCTCGCTCGTCGTCCTCGATTTGCTCCCCCAGATGGTCGTCCGACCCTACATCTCGGGTCGGACGACGCACACCGGACTGGTGATGTTCGCCTACGTTCTCGGCGGTATCCTCTTCGGCTGGTACGGTATCTTCCTCGGGCCGTTGGTGCTCGTTCTCGTCACGCAGTTCGCCGGACTCGCGTTCGGAGATTTGGTTCGCGGGGAGCAAGTGACGGCACAGTCGTCACTTGCGATAGGTTCCGATCCGTCGAAAAAACAGTAG